The following proteins come from a genomic window of Sesamum indicum cultivar Zhongzhi No. 13 linkage group LG10, S_indicum_v1.0, whole genome shotgun sequence:
- the LOC105171458 gene encoding uncharacterized protein LOC105171458 isoform X3, producing the protein MASPTARLTFRILLAAAMFLILFYIGRPLYWKISATIHDIRHNKQTVSQGISQIMQEAQRSMGWFYDESDSGLREEKKSTSARRFLLGQI; encoded by the exons ATGGCGTCTCCTACAGCAAGACTCACATTCCGCATATTGCTGGCGGCAGCGATGTTCCTCATACTATTCTACATAGGCCGTCCCCTCTACTGGAAAATTTCCGCCACCATTCACGACATCCGCCACAACAAGCAGACCGTATCTCAAG GGATTTCGCAAATTATGCAAGAAGCTCAGAGATCAATGGGGTGGTTCTATGATGAATCGGATTCAGGGTTAAGGGAGGAGAAGAAGTCTACTTCAGCTAGGAGGTTTCTTTTGGGTCAG ATTTAA
- the LOC105171452 gene encoding squamosa promoter-binding-like protein 7, with protein MQQNPPSPILAPAYLPRNLEMASAAPHVPPGETASSSLFDWSDFLDFNLDETLDFSFPQPELGSGPEIERSQPLENSGRVRKRDPRLVCSNFLAGRVPCACPELVPCACPELDEQLAEEELALPGKKRARMVKLSGGAPVRCQVPGCEADITELKGYHKRHRVCLRCANASAVVLDGESKRYCQQCGKFHLLSDFDEGKRSCRRKLERHNNRRRRRPSDSRGGTQKEAQQISLADDVSGDDDTGKDGICRRSQTEEQELLLESDAPASMLCSALGPENPQSDSVASFAASDKMRISGQTQNPKYKHSPPYSDNKNTFSSMCPAGRISFKLYDWNPAEFPRRLRHQIFQWLANMPIELEGYIRPGCTILTAFIAMPKPTWVKLLEEPAQCIKELLASPGNILSGRGTMLVYLNDMMFCVRKDANSVMKIKVKDRSPKLHYIYPTCFEAGRPMEFVACGSYLLQPKFRFLVSFAGRYLAYNICVSSPCCKKGDSNRFEHQLVKISVPQTDMNLLGPAFIEVENQSGLSNFIPVLVGDKETCAEMEILQQKFDSSLSSQDQQQSPPRPECEVFASRQAQLSEFVLDVAWSLKKPVLEQPLTSSHIQRFNNLLNCLIEKESSVILERVFCNMKFAMGNNLVDHISDADMRSLHNNMGIAQSMLDRKLQDKDFTATSVLDGNVYSQSFQKDDQCAVLAANMGGHETRPLLNGEVIMNVSLQPSPQKSFNQLLTRTSLPSRPLIMAIAVLGICVGVCAVVLHPQRVSDIATTIRRCLFDSS; from the exons atgcagCAAAACCCACCATCTCCCATCCTAGCTCCAGCTTATCTACCCAGAAACCTGGAAATGGCCTCGGCAGCGCCCCATGTCCCCCCTGGTGAAACCGCCTCCTCCTCCCTCTTCGACTGGTCCGATTTCCTCGACTTCAACCTCGACGAAACTCTCGACTTCTCATTCCCGCAGCCCGAACTCGGATCCGGACCCGAAATCGAGCGAAGCCAACCGTTGGAGAACTCGGGCCGAGTTAGGAAGAGGGACCCGAGATTGGTGTGCTCTAATTTCTTGGCGGGTCGGGTCCCATGCGCCTGCCCCGAATTGGTCCCATGTGCATGCCCTGAATTGGATGAGCAATTGGCGGAGGAGGAGTTGGCGCTTCCGGGAAAGAAGCGGGCCCGAATGGTGAAGCTTTCGGGCGGGGCCCCGGTGCGATGCCAGGTACCGGGCTGTGAGGCGGATATTACTGAGCTCAAAGGGTATCATAAGCGGCATCGAGTGTGCTTGCGGTGTGCGAATGCTAGCGCTGTGGTGCTTGATGGGGAGAGCAAGAGGTACTGCCAGCAGTGCGGAAA GTTTCATCTCTTGTCAGATTTTGATGAGGGTAAACGTAGCTGTAGGAGGAAATTAGAACGGCACAATAACCGGCGTCGAAGAAGACCCAGTGACTCTAGAGGAGGCACACAAAAGGAAGCTCAACAGATTAGCTTGGCTGATGATGTCAGTGGAGATGATGACACTGGAAAAG ATGGCATATGTCGAAGAAGTCAGACTGAAGAACAGGAATTATTGTTGGAGTCAGATGCACCTGCTTCTATGCTATGTTCAGCCCTAGGTCCCGAAAATCCCCAGAGTGATAGTGTTGCATCATTTGCTGCATCTGATAAAATGCGTATTAGTGGGCAGACACAGAATCCAAAATATAAGCATTCCCCACCCTACAGTGACAACAAGAATACTTTTTCCTCTATG TGTCCAGCTGGTCGGATCTCCTTCAAGCTCTATGACTGGAATCCAGCAGAGTTTCCTCGACGACTTCGACATCAA atttttcaaTGGTTGGCTAACATGCCCATTGAATTGGAGGGTTACATCCGGCCCGGTTGTACAATTTTGACGGCTTTTATTGCAATGCCAAAGCCAACATGGGTTAAG TTATTAGAGGAACCAGCTCAATGTATAAAAGAACTTCTTGCCTCACCGGGGAACATTTTGTCTGGAAGAGGCACAATGCTCGTTTATCTAAATGACATGATGTTTTGTGTCAGAAAAG ATGCAAACTCAGTAATGAAAATCAAGGTGAAGGATAGATCTCCAAAGCTTCATTACATATATCCAACTTGCTTTGAGGCTGGCAGGCCAATGGAATTTGTTGCTTGTGGAAGTTACCTTCTTCAACCTAAGTTCCG GTTTCTTGTTTCATTTGCTGGACGATACCTAGCATACAATATTTGTGTTTCATCTCCATGTTGTAAGAAAGGAGATAGCAACAGGTTCGAACACCAACTGGTGAAGATATCTGTACCTCAAACTGATATGAATCTTTTGGGCCCGGCGTTTATTGAG GTTGAAAACCAGTCCGGCTTGTCCAACTTCATTCCAGTTCTTGTTGGCGACAAAGAAACTTGTGCAGAAATGGAGATATTGCAACAAAAGTTCGATTCCTCTCTATCCTCCCAAGACCAACAACAGTCTCCTCCAAGGCCTGAATGTGAAGTTTTTGCCTCAAGGCAAGCACAGTTATCAGAGTTTGTTTTGGACGTTGCATGGTCGCTGAAGAAACCCGTCCTGGAGCAACCATTGACATCTTCCCACATACAAAGGTTCAACAACTTATTGAACTGTTTGATAGAAAAAGAGTCTTCTGTCATTTTGGAGAGAGTATTTTGCAACATGAAATTTGCAATGGGCAACAATTTAGTCGATCACATTTCTGATGCTGATATGAGGTCACTCCATAATAATATGGGCATTGCACAAAGTATGCTCGACCGGAAGTTACAGGACAAAGATTTTACAGCTACGAGTGTACTGGATGGAAATGTTTACAGTCAAAGCTTCCAGAAAGACGATCAATGTGCCGTTCTAGCTGCTAATATG GGTGGCCATGAAACACGTCCTCTTTTAAACGGAGAGGTGATCATGAATGTTAGTCTTCAGCCGAGCCCACAAAAGTCTTTCAACCAGTTGTTAACAAGAACATCTTTACCTTCACGGCCACTCATCATGGCAATTGCAGTTCTTGGTATCTGTGTTGGAGTATGTGCGGTCGTCCTCCACCCTCAACGGGTCAGCGACATTGCCACGACTATTCGTAGGTGTTTGTTCGACAGCTCTTAG
- the LOC105171455 gene encoding sugar transporter ERD6-like 16 isoform X1 has product MPIENASDELEKPFIQQPKSADPEGESGQNGSIFMVLLSTFVAICGSFEFGICVGYSSPTQSSIRHDLNLSLSEFSLFGSIITIGAMFGSITSGRIADYLGRKGSMRLAAVICIAGWVAVYFSKAAWSLDVGRFSTGYGIGLSSFVVPVFIGEIAPKHLRGGLATLNQLLIVCGSSFVYIVGTIVTWRTLALTGLIPSILVLVGLFFIPESPRWLLKVGRRKDFDLALRKLRGKDADISHEAADIQAGIAHLEDLPKVGVRDLFDAKYTRAIIIAVGLFVFQQFGGINGINFYSGEILAEAGFSREKGQIAYAIIQVPITLIGATLMDKSGRRPLLMVSATGMGFGSFLIGAAFYLKAHALLLEWVPMLAISGVLLYIATFSIGMGAVPWVIMGEIFPIYIKGIAGSLVCLVHWSVAWLISYTFNFLMTWNAIGTFWIYAGFSMLTVLFVAKVVPETKGKTLEEIQAALSAHRTAKNRNRNLLED; this is encoded by the exons ATGCCTATTGAAAATGCCAGTGATGAACTGGAGAAGCCCTTTATTCAGCAGCCGAAAAGCGCTGATCCTGAAGGAGAAAGCGGTCAAAATGGATCAATTTTCATGGTTTTGCTGAGTACTTTTGTCGCTATTTGTGGCTCTTTTGAATTTGGAATATGT GTGGGATACTCTTCACCCACTCAATCTTCTATAAGACATGATTTAAACTTATCCTTATCCGAG TTCTCATTGTTTGGATCCATTATCACAATCGGTGCTATGTTTGGTTCAATCACAAGCGGCAGAATCGCAGACTACCTCGGTCGGAAAGGG TCAATGAGATTGGCAGCTGTTATCTGCATCGCAGGGTGGGTTGCTGTCTATTTTTCTAAG GCAGCCTGGTCACTTGATGTTGGAAGGTTCTCTACAGGATATGGCATTGGGTTATCCTCTTTTGTG GTGCCAGTATTTATAGGTGAAATTGCGCCTAAGCATCTCCGAGGAGGACTTGCAACACTAAATCAG CTGTTGATTGTCTGCGGATCATCTTTTGTATATATTGTCGGAACAATTGTAACATGGAGAACATTAGCTCTAACCG GGCTGATCCCAAGTATTTTAGTTCTTGTGGGCCTGTTTTTCATCCCTGAGTCCCCTAGATGGCTG CTGAAAGTTGGCCGTAGGAAAGACTTTGATTTGGCATTACGTAAACTTCGTGGCAAGGATGCTGACATTTCTCATGAAGCTGCAGACATTCAG GCTGGTATTGCGCATCTGGAAGATCTTCCTAAAGTTGGAGTCAGGGACTTGTTTGATGCCAAATATACGCGTGCTATCATA ATTGCTGTGGGATTATTTGTTTTCCAACAATTTGGAGGGATAAACGGAATAAATTTCTACTCTGGTGAAATCCTCGCAGAAGCTG GATTTTCAAGGGAAAAAGGGCAAATTGCATATGCCATAATTCAG GTCCCCATAACTCTTATTGGAGCAACATTGATGGATAAATCAGGGAGACGGCCTCTTCTAATG GTATCAGCAACGGGAATGGGCTTCGGATCGTTCCTGATAGGAGCTGCTTTCTATCTCAAG GCTCATGCTCTGTTGCTTGAATGGGTTCCAATGCTTGCTATTTCTGGAGTACTT CTCTACATAGCAACATTTTCAATAGGAATGGGGGCAGTTCCTTGGGTCATAATGGGAGAG atattcccaatttatataaaaggtaTAGCTGGAAGTTTAGTATGTTTAGTGCACTGGTCAGTGGCTTGGTTGATTTCCTACACTTTCAACTTCCTCATGACATGGAATGCAATTG GGACTTTTTGGATATATGCTGGATTTTCCATGCTTACAGTGCTATTTGTGGCAAAGGTTGTACCTGAAACAAAGGGAAAAACACTTGAAGAAATTCAGGCTGCTTTATCAGCTCATAGAACTGCTaaaaacagaaacagaaaTTTGCTGGAAGATTAG
- the LOC105171455 gene encoding sugar transporter ERD6-like 16 isoform X2, with protein MAIHEYRDVENGLDVGHHHELEKPFIQQPKCVDSDEETTNKNGSIGMVLLSTCVAVCGSFEFGSCVGYSSPTQSAIRQDLNLSISQFSMFGSIITIGAMFGAITSGRIADFIGRKGAMRLSAVFCITGWLAVYFSNEAWSLDVGRFCTGFGIGIFSFVVPVFIAEIAPKNLRGGLATLNQLMIVCGSSIAYILGTVVTWRALALTGLLPCFLLLVGLFFIPESPRWLAKVGRQKEFEVALRKLRGKDADVSCEAAEIQASIDGLLDLPKVRMLDLFDPKYIRPVIVGVGLMVFQQFGGINGIGFYSTETFVAAGFSSGKVGTIAYAIIQVPITVLGAMLMDKSGRRPLLTVSATGMFLGCILTGASFFFKGQALLLEWVPILAVSGVLVYIATFSIGMGPVPWVIMSEIFPIHVKGVAGSLVVLVNWLGAWAVSYTFNFLMSWSSTGTFLMYAGFSVLTVAFVAKVVPETKGKTLEEIQASINS; from the exons ATGGCTATTCATGAGTACAGAGATGTCGAAAACGGGCTCGACGTCGGTCATCATCATGAACTGGAGAAGCCCTTTATTCAGCAACCAAAATGTGTCGATTCGGATGAAGAAACCACGAACAAAAATGGATCGATTGGGATGGTCTTGTTGAGTACATGTGTTGCTGTTTGTGGTTCATTTGAGTTTGGATCATGT GTGGGATACTCTTCACCCACACAATCAGCCATAAGACaggatttaaatttatctatatCCCAG TTCTCAATGTTTGGATCCATAATCACAATTGGTGCCATGTTTGGTGCAATCACAAGCGGAAGAATCGCAGATTTCATTGGTCGAAAAGGG GCAATGAGACTATCAGCTGTTTTCTGCATCACAGGATGGCTCGCTGTCTATTTTTCCAAC GAAGCCTGGTCACTTGATGTCGGAAGGTTCTGCACAGGATTCGGCATCGGGATATTCTCGTTTGTG GTTCCAGTGTTTATCGCAGAAATCGCACCCAAAAATCTCCGCGGAGGGCTTGCAACACTGAACCAGCTGATGATTGTGTGTGGATCATCTATTGCATACATACTAGGAACAGTTGTGACATGGAGAGCATTAGCTCTGACAG GGCTGCTCCCATGTTTTTTACTTCTAGTGGGCCTGTTCTTCATCCCTGAGTCTCCTAGATGGCTG GCGAAAGTTGGCCGTCAGAAGGAGTTTGAAGTGGCATTACGTAAACTTCGTGGCAAGGATGCCGATGTTTCTTGTGAAGCTGCAGAAATTCAA GCGAGTATCGATGGTCTGTTAGATCTTCCTAAAGTTAGAATGCTGGACTTGTTCGACCCCAAATATATCCGTCCTGTCATT GTTGGTGTGGGATTGATGGTTTTCCAACAATTTGGAGGGATCAATGGAATAGGTTTCTACTCCACTGAAACCTTTGTAGCAGCTG GATTTTCCTCAGGAAAAGTTGGCACAATTGCTTATGCAATAATTCAG GTCCCGATAACTGTGCTTGGAGCAATGTTAATGGATAAATCAGGACGACGGCCTCTTCTGACG GTTTCAGCGACAGGGATGTTTCTTGGATGCATCCTGACAGGGGCTTCCTTCTTCTTTAAG GGCCAAGCTCTGTTGCTTGAATGGGTTCCAATTCTTGCAGTTTCCGGAGTACTG GTCTACATAGCGACATTTTCTATCGGAATGGGGCCTGTCCCTTGGGTCATAATGTCAGAG ATATTCCCGATTCATGTAAAAGGTGTTGCAGGGAGCCTGGTAGTTTTAGTGAACTGGTTAGGAGCTTGGGCTGTTTCTTACACATTCAACTTCCTCATGAGCTGGAGTTCAACAG GCACTTTTCTGATGTATGCTGGATTCAGCGTGTTGACAGTGGCGTTTGTGGCGAAGGTTGTGCCTGAAACAAAGGGAAAAACACTGGAAGAGATCCAGGCCTCCATCAACTCATAG
- the LOC105171455 gene encoding sugar transporter ERD6-like 16 isoform X3: MFGSIITIGAMFGAITSGRIADFIGRKGAMRLSAVFCITGWLAVYFSNEAWSLDVGRFCTGFGIGIFSFVVPVFIAEIAPKNLRGGLATLNQLMIVCGSSIAYILGTVVTWRALALTGLLPCFLLLVGLFFIPESPRWLAKVGRQKEFEVALRKLRGKDADVSCEAAEIQASIDGLLDLPKVRMLDLFDPKYIRPVIVGVGLMVFQQFGGINGIGFYSTETFVAAGFSSGKVGTIAYAIIQVPITVLGAMLMDKSGRRPLLTVSATGMFLGCILTGASFFFKGQALLLEWVPILAVSGVLVYIATFSIGMGPVPWVIMSEIFPIHVKGVAGSLVVLVNWLGAWAVSYTFNFLMSWSSTGTFLMYAGFSVLTVAFVAKVVPETKGKTLEEIQASINS; the protein is encoded by the exons ATGTTTGGATCCATAATCACAATTGGTGCCATGTTTGGTGCAATCACAAGCGGAAGAATCGCAGATTTCATTGGTCGAAAAGGG GCAATGAGACTATCAGCTGTTTTCTGCATCACAGGATGGCTCGCTGTCTATTTTTCCAAC GAAGCCTGGTCACTTGATGTCGGAAGGTTCTGCACAGGATTCGGCATCGGGATATTCTCGTTTGTG GTTCCAGTGTTTATCGCAGAAATCGCACCCAAAAATCTCCGCGGAGGGCTTGCAACACTGAACCAGCTGATGATTGTGTGTGGATCATCTATTGCATACATACTAGGAACAGTTGTGACATGGAGAGCATTAGCTCTGACAG GGCTGCTCCCATGTTTTTTACTTCTAGTGGGCCTGTTCTTCATCCCTGAGTCTCCTAGATGGCTG GCGAAAGTTGGCCGTCAGAAGGAGTTTGAAGTGGCATTACGTAAACTTCGTGGCAAGGATGCCGATGTTTCTTGTGAAGCTGCAGAAATTCAA GCGAGTATCGATGGTCTGTTAGATCTTCCTAAAGTTAGAATGCTGGACTTGTTCGACCCCAAATATATCCGTCCTGTCATT GTTGGTGTGGGATTGATGGTTTTCCAACAATTTGGAGGGATCAATGGAATAGGTTTCTACTCCACTGAAACCTTTGTAGCAGCTG GATTTTCCTCAGGAAAAGTTGGCACAATTGCTTATGCAATAATTCAG GTCCCGATAACTGTGCTTGGAGCAATGTTAATGGATAAATCAGGACGACGGCCTCTTCTGACG GTTTCAGCGACAGGGATGTTTCTTGGATGCATCCTGACAGGGGCTTCCTTCTTCTTTAAG GGCCAAGCTCTGTTGCTTGAATGGGTTCCAATTCTTGCAGTTTCCGGAGTACTG GTCTACATAGCGACATTTTCTATCGGAATGGGGCCTGTCCCTTGGGTCATAATGTCAGAG ATATTCCCGATTCATGTAAAAGGTGTTGCAGGGAGCCTGGTAGTTTTAGTGAACTGGTTAGGAGCTTGGGCTGTTTCTTACACATTCAACTTCCTCATGAGCTGGAGTTCAACAG GCACTTTTCTGATGTATGCTGGATTCAGCGTGTTGACAGTGGCGTTTGTGGCGAAGGTTGTGCCTGAAACAAAGGGAAAAACACTGGAAGAGATCCAGGCCTCCATCAACTCATAG
- the LOC105171458 gene encoding uncharacterized protein LOC105171458 isoform X1: MASPTARLTFRILLAAAMFLILFYIGRPLYWKISATIHDIRHNKQTVSQGISQIMQEAQRSMGWFYDESDSGLREEKKSTSARRFLLVDTAKGAAMNGAIVLWT; encoded by the exons ATGGCGTCTCCTACAGCAAGACTCACATTCCGCATATTGCTGGCGGCAGCGATGTTCCTCATACTATTCTACATAGGCCGTCCCCTCTACTGGAAAATTTCCGCCACCATTCACGACATCCGCCACAACAAGCAGACCGTATCTCAAG GGATTTCGCAAATTATGCAAGAAGCTCAGAGATCAATGGGGTGGTTCTATGATGAATCGGATTCAGGGTTAAGGGAGGAGAAGAAGTCTACTTCAGCTAGGAGGTTTCTTTTGG TTGATACTGCCAAAGGTGCAGCAATGAATGGTGCTATTGTACTCTGGACGTAA
- the LOC105171456 gene encoding LEC14B homolog yields MSRSGRYFDFGDCVSEPGGSSRNVLLGCCDDEFSQLTKLRSAPHERLSRSLPGKGRLPVSPVKMLLGRECNYSARGRFSLSDSCHVLSRYLPVCGPSVIDKMKSCAYVSQFSADGSLFVAGFQESHIRIYNVDLGWKVHKDIRARSLRWTITDTSLSPDRRFLVYSSISPVVHIVDVGSGTKESHANVTEIHEGLEFSSNVSDYEDYSFGIFSVKFSTDGREIVAASSDESIYVYDLDARRLSLRIPAHMSDVNAVCFADESGHIIYSGSDDTLCKVWDRRCFAARGQAAGVLIGHLEGITFVDTRGDGRYFISNGKDQAIKLWDIRKMSSNINYIPKRRYAEWDYRWMEYPEEARNFRLPEDLSLATYRGHSVLRTLIRCYFSPACSTGQKYIYTGSTDSSVYVYDVVSGAQVAKLDFHEDPVRDCNWHPFYPMIVSSSWDGMIAGWEFPGNGQNQAPVKRTRRRRRFLY; encoded by the exons ATGAGTAGGTCTGGAAggtattttgattttggtgATTGTGTAAGTGAGCCTGGAGGATCATCTAGAAATGTGTTGCTTGGTTGTTGTGATGATGAGTTCAGTCAACTCACAAAGCTTAGGTCAGCCCCACACGAGCGTCTGAGCCGTTCGTTGCCTGGCAAGGGAAGATTACCTGTTTCCCCGGTGAAAATGCTGCTGGGCAGGGAATGTAACTATAGTGCAAGAGGGAGGTTCTCTTTGTCAGATTCTTGTCATGTCTTGAGCAGGTATTTACCTGTTTGTGGTCCTTCTGTGATTGATAAGATGAAAAGTTGTGCATATGTCTCGCAATTTTCTGCCGATGGATCTCTATTTGTCGCAGGATTTCAG GAAAGTCATATTAGAATATATAATGTTGATCTGGGATGGAAAGTTCATAAAGACATTCGGGCCAGGAGCTTGAGGTGGACTATTACTGATACTTCTCTTTCACCAGATCGCCGGTTTCTT GTTTATTCAAGTATCTCCCCTGTTGTCCATATTGTTGATGTTGGATCTGGTACAAAAGAGTCTCATGCAAATGTGACG GAAATTCATGAAGGTCTGGAATTTTCATCTAATGTCAGTGATTATGAGGATTATTCTTTTGGGATCTTCTCCGTTAAATTTTCAACTGACGGCCGAGAAATTGTGGCTGCTAGCAGTGATGAGTCAATATATGTTTATGATCTCGACGCCAGAAGGCTAAGCCTCAGAATCCCTGCTCATATG TCTGATGTTAATGCTGTATGCTTTGCCGATGAAAGTGGCCACATCATATATTCGGGCAGCGATGATACCCTCTGCAAA GTTTGGGACAGGCGTTGCTTTGCAGCCAGGGGGCAAGCTGCTGGAGTCCTGATCGGCCATTTGGAAGGCATTACATTCGTTGATACTCGTGGAGATGGCCGTTACTTCATCTCGAATGGAAAAGATCAAGCCATTAAACTTTGGGATATAAGGAAAATGTCATCTAACATCAACTA CATCCCAAAACGTCGATATGCTGAATGGGATTACCGGTGGATGGAATATCCAGAAGAGGCAAGAAACTTTAGGCTTCCTGAGGACCTGTCACTGGCCACATACAGAGGCCATAGTGTTTTGCGTACTCTCATTCGCTGCTATTTCTCGCCAGCATGCAG CACTGGCCAAAAGTATATATACACCGGATCAACCGATTCCTCCGTTTATGTTTATGATGTG GTGAGTGGTGCTCAAGTAGCAAAACTCGATTTCCATGAGGATCCCGTAAGAGACTGCAACTGGCACCCTTTCTACCCTATGATTGTAAGCTCCTCCTGGGATGGAATGATTGCCGGTTGGGAATTTCCAGGCAACGGCCAAAACCAGGCACCAGTGAAGCGAACTAGAAGACGACGACGATTTCTCTACTAA
- the LOC105171458 gene encoding uncharacterized protein LOC105171458 isoform X2: MASPTARLTFRILLAAAMFLILFYIGRPLYWKISATIHDIRHNKQTVSQGISQIMQEAQRSMGWFYDESDSGLREEKKSTSARRFLLGQLILPKVQQ; encoded by the exons ATGGCGTCTCCTACAGCAAGACTCACATTCCGCATATTGCTGGCGGCAGCGATGTTCCTCATACTATTCTACATAGGCCGTCCCCTCTACTGGAAAATTTCCGCCACCATTCACGACATCCGCCACAACAAGCAGACCGTATCTCAAG GGATTTCGCAAATTATGCAAGAAGCTCAGAGATCAATGGGGTGGTTCTATGATGAATCGGATTCAGGGTTAAGGGAGGAGAAGAAGTCTACTTCAGCTAGGAGGTTTCTTTTGGGTCAG TTGATACTGCCAAAGGTGCAGCAATGA
- the LOC105171451 gene encoding uncharacterized protein LOC105171451, with product MGEKKKAGAMLVKLVSAAGTGFFYVVKKTKRLQSNNVKLEFRKYDPRVNRHVLFTEAKMK from the coding sequence ATGGGTGAAAAGAAGAAGGCAGGAGCTATGTTGGTGAAGCTTGTCTCGGCTGCTGGGACTGGATTCTTTTACGTGGTGAAGAAGACCAAGAGGCTCCAAAGCAATAATGTAAAGCTTGAGTTTCGGAAGTATGACCCTCGTGTGAATCGCCACGTTTTATTCACTGAAGCAAAGATGAAGTGA